One window of the Ureibacillus sp. FSL W7-1570 genome contains the following:
- a CDS encoding manganese efflux pump, with protein sequence MKEIFSGLIVSLDVVALYLLISDVKSRFLLSMWTAILHMLFPIIGFTLGNWMLQILMQWSNIVSSALLFFIGLQIILSSKNAHFSIPIGLLAITASLDTFSVSISFGMLNLQKYYFIASAGIWTFILSYIALYAAKAGISIKSTPFKWIAGISLITISVYTLWEQ encoded by the coding sequence TTGAAGGAAATTTTTTCTGGACTTATCGTCTCATTGGATGTGGTCGCACTCTATTTATTGATTTCGGATGTAAAAAGCCGCTTTTTGCTCTCCATGTGGACAGCCATCCTTCATATGCTTTTTCCAATCATCGGTTTCACATTAGGCAATTGGATGCTTCAAATTTTAATGCAATGGTCGAATATTGTATCGAGCGCTCTTTTATTTTTTATCGGGCTGCAAATTATTTTATCATCAAAGAATGCCCATTTCTCCATCCCCATTGGATTATTGGCGATTACAGCCAGTTTAGACACCTTTTCAGTGAGTATTTCTTTTGGTATGCTTAACTTACAAAAATATTATTTTATAGCAAGTGCAGGAATATGGACTTTTATCCTATCATATATCGCTTTATATGCAGCAAAAGCCGGCATTTCAATAAAAAGTACACCATTTAAATGGATTGCGGGCATATCTTTAATTACAATAAGTGTATATACATTATGGGAACAGTAA
- a CDS encoding low molecular weight protein arginine phosphatase, with product MNIYFVCTGNTCRSPMAEAILKHKNIEGINVKSAGIFALEGGKMSEHSKTVLEQENIDFQHTTRQVNEEDIEWADLILTMTTAHRDMIMQFYEKAKGKTYTLKEYVTPYSSLDVSDPYGGDLNTYKNTYEELNRLIDELVKKITGGDQQDEENV from the coding sequence ATGAACATTTATTTTGTTTGCACAGGAAACACATGCAGAAGTCCAATGGCTGAAGCGATTTTGAAACACAAAAATATAGAAGGCATCAATGTTAAGTCAGCAGGAATTTTTGCGTTGGAAGGGGGAAAAATGTCGGAACATTCAAAAACCGTTTTGGAGCAGGAAAATATCGATTTCCAGCATACCACAAGACAAGTCAATGAAGAGGATATCGAATGGGCGGATCTGATTTTGACCATGACCACAGCCCATCGCGATATGATTATGCAATTTTATGAAAAAGCAAAAGGAAAAACGTATACGCTTAAAGAATATGTTACACCGTATAGTTCTTTAGATGTATCTGACCCCTATGGCGGCGATTTGAACACATATAAAAACACATATGAAGAATTGAACAGACTGATTGATGAATTAGTCAAGAAAATCACTGGAGGTGATCAACAGGATGAAGAAAATGTTTAG
- a CDS encoding methyl-accepting chemotaxis protein, whose protein sequence is MKKMFSIRKKLVLFVGILAVITYSTSFVFIRFLHPYFFSQFIPNELLFEIITYLLGITWSCILAGIFSVVLTKPLENLEKTATRVAEGKIGQDVEMPKTHDEIRSVAEAFQLMLQNLRQMVESIDINFQKTNETIIELSEQTSRATRKAEIIADTVGQISSGAEASAIAVTETVEAIEDVRQLATEVNAKALNSKEESLQMLENLKVTSSAFNNLIESIQKITYGNEQALESIHQLEKNAEQIGNIISLVGDIAAQTNLLALNASIEAARAGEHGKGFAVVAEEVRNLADESAKAVQGITDLIKTMQENVVIVVNQMNEQVTFAKSESAKISEATVIVEQMASKVRGMADTVIQISRLIEKQMVNIETTAHQSQEVAAIAEETSAGATEVKGSTDEQAASLEQVEKLSEELKRQSEQLYKFIQQFDRSN, encoded by the coding sequence ATGAAGAAAATGTTTAGTATCCGCAAGAAGCTTGTGCTGTTTGTCGGCATTTTGGCGGTCATTACATATTCCACAAGCTTCGTTTTTATTCGCTTTTTGCATCCTTATTTTTTCTCTCAATTCATTCCGAATGAATTGCTCTTTGAAATTATTACATACTTATTGGGGATCACATGGTCATGCATACTGGCGGGAATCTTCAGCGTTGTGTTGACGAAACCGTTGGAAAACCTGGAGAAAACCGCAACAAGGGTGGCGGAAGGAAAGATTGGGCAAGATGTGGAAATGCCAAAAACCCATGACGAAATCCGTTCGGTGGCGGAAGCTTTCCAATTGATGCTCCAAAACTTGCGCCAAATGGTGGAAAGTATTGATATCAACTTCCAAAAAACGAATGAAACAATCATTGAATTGTCCGAGCAGACTTCAAGAGCCACAAGAAAAGCGGAGATCATTGCCGATACGGTTGGGCAAATTTCATCGGGGGCGGAAGCATCTGCCATTGCGGTGACAGAAACTGTTGAAGCGATTGAAGATGTGCGCCAACTGGCTACGGAAGTCAATGCGAAGGCTTTGAATTCAAAAGAAGAATCATTGCAAATGCTGGAAAACTTGAAAGTGACCTCCAGCGCGTTCAACAATTTGATTGAGAGCATTCAAAAAATTACATACGGAAACGAACAAGCCCTTGAAAGCATTCATCAGTTGGAGAAAAATGCCGAGCAAATCGGAAATATCATCAGTCTGGTCGGGGATATTGCCGCGCAGACCAACTTGCTCGCATTGAATGCCTCCATTGAAGCCGCAAGAGCAGGGGAACATGGAAAAGGCTTTGCGGTGGTGGCTGAAGAAGTGCGCAATCTGGCGGATGAAAGCGCGAAGGCGGTGCAAGGAATCACCGACTTGATCAAAACGATGCAAGAAAATGTGGTTATCGTTGTAAATCAAATGAACGAACAAGTGACTTTTGCGAAAAGTGAATCCGCCAAAATTTCGGAAGCGACAGTGATTGTCGAGCAAATGGCAAGCAAAGTCCGCGGCATGGCAGATACAGTGATTCAAATTTCCCGGTTGATTGAAAAGCAGATGGTGAATATCGAAACGACTGCCCATCAGTCCCAGGAAGTTGCGGCGATTGCGGAAGAAACATCGGCTGGCGCAACGGAAGTGAAAGGTTCAACGGATGAACAAGCGGCAAGCTTGGAACAAGTGGAAAAACTCTCAGAAGAATTGAAACGACAATCCGAGCAATTATACAAATTCATTCAACAATTCGATCGTTCAAACTAA
- a CDS encoding cytochrome c: MRKFKGVITSVFTVGLIMGLGACSGDTDEAAVKKETQEEKVNEALAAEGEKVVKSSCTGCHGIDLTGDLGPNLHNLSLSKEEIIELLIKGRKTMPPGTANGMEEEVAEYLLTLK, encoded by the coding sequence ATGAGAAAGTTCAAAGGGGTCATTACATCCGTATTCACTGTCGGGCTCATCATGGGGCTTGGTGCATGCAGCGGTGATACCGACGAAGCGGCAGTAAAGAAAGAAACCCAGGAAGAAAAGGTGAATGAAGCTTTGGCGGCGGAAGGGGAGAAAGTCGTCAAATCCAGCTGCACAGGCTGTCATGGTATCGATTTAACAGGAGATCTTGGACCAAATTTACATAATCTCTCACTATCCAAAGAAGAAATCATCGAACTATTGATCAAAGGCCGGAAAACCATGCCGCCTGGAACTGCAAACGGCATGGAAGAAGAAGTGGCCGAGTATTTATTGACATTAAAATGA
- a CDS encoding IPT/TIG domain-containing protein — protein MMNRLRLMTFLLFVAIIMAGCTEAGQESEKSDDNKANAAENSEEAKEMNLIGNISLSKSSGRIGDEVTLTVDSLKPDKPLKAVWVDMVGTFQIEDNYSFIGSAYEPVEKVVAEGKADADGKWEGTFSIPDGFGDDHDILIYQDDEVVAKANFFVETVFTMSPASGPPGTEVTIKGEGLSWKMFGSLWHVNWDNKYTGMITAVTTNGKAEAVFRAAGKKGLHSITVESGASGFPYLSRSSSAINYISTHYFTFEITSDEPVTTESYVEEAPKAAEGGIKMSEPKNKEGVTVTLDRSEGTVGEKVVLTASGLPKNEKVAFDWHTMVGTRVTAEGYGPEIFDLGEAKTDDKGNLKYEFAVPDDLGGLPHLIDVKVGDEVYGQTYLRILPSIASISPSSGPVGTEFVITIKGSGWTEFDNALAVLYNNSYVGYICGFNTQGTVTLKLVATGEPGYQFIDIYPSIYKGQQIQPNYYLRPMLTYRDDHPGTGIPAIRAMFKITE, from the coding sequence ATGATGAATCGCCTTCGACTCATGACCTTCCTACTTTTTGTCGCAATCATCATGGCAGGATGCACAGAAGCCGGACAAGAATCCGAAAAATCGGATGACAACAAGGCAAATGCCGCAGAAAATTCAGAAGAAGCAAAAGAAATGAATCTCATCGGAAATATTTCGCTGAGCAAAAGCAGCGGACGCATTGGCGATGAAGTGACTCTCACCGTCGACTCCTTAAAACCGGATAAACCGTTAAAAGCCGTTTGGGTCGACATGGTTGGCACTTTCCAAATTGAAGATAACTACTCTTTCATCGGATCGGCTTATGAACCGGTGGAAAAAGTGGTTGCGGAAGGCAAGGCGGATGCGGATGGAAAATGGGAAGGAACCTTTTCCATTCCGGATGGTTTCGGAGATGACCACGATATCCTGATCTATCAGGACGATGAAGTGGTCGCAAAAGCCAACTTCTTCGTCGAAACCGTATTCACCATGAGTCCGGCATCCGGCCCTCCCGGAACGGAAGTCACCATCAAGGGTGAAGGCTTGAGCTGGAAAATGTTCGGCAGTTTGTGGCACGTGAACTGGGATAATAAATATACCGGCATGATTACAGCGGTCACAACAAACGGCAAAGCGGAAGCCGTATTCCGGGCAGCCGGAAAGAAAGGCCTTCACAGCATCACGGTGGAAAGCGGCGCCAGCGGATTTCCATATTTAAGCCGGAGCAGTTCCGCCATCAACTATATCAGCACCCATTATTTCACATTCGAAATTACTTCCGATGAGCCGGTCACAACCGAATCTTATGTGGAAGAGGCGCCAAAAGCGGCGGAAGGCGGCATCAAGATGTCAGAACCGAAAAACAAAGAGGGTGTAACAGTCACACTCGATCGGTCTGAAGGCACTGTCGGTGAAAAGGTCGTTTTGACAGCTTCAGGACTTCCGAAAAACGAGAAAGTGGCATTTGACTGGCATACGATGGTCGGAACGCGCGTCACAGCGGAAGGATATGGCCCGGAAATATTCGATTTGGGCGAAGCAAAAACGGATGATAAAGGAAACTTGAAATATGAGTTTGCGGTACCGGATGATTTGGGCGGGCTGCCTCACTTGATCGATGTCAAAGTGGGCGATGAAGTGTACGGTCAAACGTATTTAAGAATTTTGCCATCGATTGCGTCCATCTCCCCATCATCAGGACCGGTTGGCACGGAATTCGTGATCACAATCAAAGGTTCCGGTTGGACGGAATTCGATAATGCCTTGGCCGTTTTATACAACAACAGTTACGTTGGATATATTTGCGGTTTCAACACCCAAGGGACGGTCACATTGAAGCTGGTGGCAACGGGCGAACCGGGCTACCAATTCATCGATATCTACCCTTCCATCTATAAAGGTCAGCAGATTCAACCGAACTATTATTTAAGGCCGATGTTGACGTACCGGGATGATCACCCTGGCACAGGCATTCCTGCCATCCGTGCAATGTTTAAAATTACTGAATAA
- the rpiB gene encoding ribose 5-phosphate isomerase B has product MKVAISSDHGGNRLRKEIMDLLDELNIEYEDFGPKTDDSVDYPDYALPVAEGVASGKFDRGILICGTGIGMCIAANKVKGVRCALVHDVFSAKATRCHNDSNVLAMGERVIGPGLAREIVKTWLNTDFEGGRHERRVKKIAELEG; this is encoded by the coding sequence GTGAAAGTAGCCATTTCATCAGACCATGGCGGCAATCGTTTGCGCAAAGAAATCATGGATCTGTTAGATGAGTTGAATATTGAATATGAAGACTTTGGCCCAAAAACAGACGATTCCGTTGATTATCCGGACTATGCTCTTCCAGTGGCTGAAGGTGTGGCAAGCGGCAAGTTTGACCGGGGCATTTTAATTTGCGGAACCGGCATTGGCATGTGCATTGCGGCGAATAAAGTGAAAGGTGTCCGCTGTGCATTGGTCCACGATGTGTTTAGTGCAAAAGCGACAAGATGCCATAATGACTCCAACGTCCTTGCGATGGGGGAAAGAGTCATCGGTCCTGGACTTGCGCGGGAAATCGTGAAAACATGGCTGAACACGGATTTTGAAGGCGGCCGTCATGAACGCCGCGTAAAAAAAATTGCGGAACTTGAAGGGTGA
- a CDS encoding TIGR01440 family protein, with product MTLEAIRNQITQLLSEFEEQVELLPGQLFVVGCSTSEIKGSKIGTAGSMEIAEVLYEVLDAFAKQHGVYLVFQGCEHINRALTLEQEAAEKYGLEPVSVIPVQKAGGSMSAYAYRKMNNPVVVEHVRAHAGIDIGQTFIGMHLKDVAVPVRTSVRQIGEAIVAAAKTRPKLIGGSRAVYELQDGTTCH from the coding sequence ATGACTCTTGAAGCCATTCGAAATCAAATCACGCAATTGCTTTCGGAATTTGAAGAGCAAGTGGAACTGTTGCCGGGGCAATTATTTGTGGTCGGCTGCTCCACATCGGAAATCAAAGGCTCAAAAATTGGCACAGCCGGTTCCATGGAAATTGCGGAAGTGTTGTATGAGGTATTGGATGCATTCGCCAAACAACATGGGGTTTATCTCGTTTTTCAAGGATGCGAACATATCAACCGCGCATTGACATTGGAACAGGAAGCCGCTGAAAAATATGGGCTTGAACCGGTATCGGTCATCCCTGTTCAAAAAGCGGGCGGTTCCATGTCCGCATACGCATACCGGAAAATGAACAATCCCGTTGTCGTTGAACATGTCCGGGCACATGCCGGCATCGATATTGGCCAAACGTTCATCGGCATGCATTTGAAGGATGTAGCCGTTCCTGTCCGCACATCTGTCCGCCAAATTGGTGAAGCGATTGTGGCGGCGGCCAAAACCCGTCCAAAACTCATCGGAGGCAGCCGCGCCGTTTACGAACTGCAAGATGGAACGACATGTCATTGA
- the glyA gene encoding serine hydroxymethyltransferase, with amino-acid sequence MAYEKLAAQDKAVLEAILNEKKRQQENIELIASENIVSEAVMEAQGSVLTNKYAEGYPGKRYYGGCEYVDVVEDIARDRAKELFGAKFANVQPHSGAQANMAVYFSVLEPGDTVLGMNLAHGGHLTHGSPVNFSGIQYNFVEYGVTKDTNVIDYDDVRAKALEHKPKLIVAGASAYPRVIDFKKFREIADEVGAYFMVDMAHIAGLVAAGEHPSPVPYAHFTTTTTHKTLRGPRGGLVLTNDEELAKKIDKAVFPGIQGGPLMHVIAAKAVAFGEALKPEFKEYAKQIKKNAQVLAETLISEGLQIVSGGTDNHLLLVNVKSVGLTGKVAEKLLDEVKITVNKNSIPFDEEKPFVTSGIRIGTPAITTRGFKEEDAKEVGLIIAKVLKNPEDQAVKEEALARVKALTDKYPIYEDLVVGK; translated from the coding sequence ATGGCTTACGAAAAATTGGCAGCCCAAGACAAGGCTGTACTTGAAGCAATTTTAAATGAAAAGAAACGTCAACAGGAAAACATTGAATTGATCGCATCTGAAAACATCGTTTCCGAAGCGGTGATGGAAGCGCAAGGATCTGTTTTGACAAACAAATATGCGGAAGGTTATCCTGGCAAACGTTATTACGGCGGATGCGAATACGTGGACGTAGTGGAAGACATCGCCCGCGACCGCGCGAAAGAATTGTTTGGCGCAAAATTTGCGAACGTGCAACCGCACTCTGGCGCCCAAGCGAACATGGCGGTTTATTTCTCCGTGTTGGAACCGGGTGACACTGTGCTGGGAATGAATTTGGCCCATGGCGGTCACTTGACGCACGGTTCGCCGGTCAACTTCTCCGGTATCCAATACAATTTCGTTGAATATGGCGTAACAAAAGATACAAATGTCATTGATTATGATGATGTCCGTGCAAAAGCGTTGGAACATAAACCAAAATTGATTGTTGCAGGCGCTTCCGCTTATCCTAGAGTGATTGATTTCAAAAAATTCCGCGAAATCGCTGATGAAGTGGGCGCTTACTTCATGGTGGACATGGCGCACATCGCCGGTCTTGTGGCTGCCGGTGAACATCCATCTCCTGTGCCATATGCGCATTTCACAACAACGACAACACACAAAACATTGCGCGGTCCTCGCGGCGGTTTAGTGTTGACCAATGATGAAGAATTGGCGAAGAAAATCGATAAAGCGGTATTCCCTGGAATCCAAGGCGGTCCGTTAATGCATGTCATCGCTGCTAAAGCGGTAGCATTCGGTGAAGCGTTGAAACCTGAATTCAAAGAATACGCAAAACAAATCAAGAAAAATGCCCAAGTGCTTGCGGAAACTTTGATTTCTGAAGGCCTTCAAATCGTATCCGGAGGAACGGACAACCACTTATTGCTTGTGAACGTGAAATCTGTCGGCCTCACTGGTAAAGTGGCGGAAAAATTATTGGATGAAGTGAAAATTACTGTAAACAAAAACTCCATCCCATTCGATGAAGAAAAACCATTTGTCACTTCCGGTATCCGTATCGGAACACCTGCCATCACAACTCGCGGCTTTAAAGAAGAAGACGCGAAAGAAGTCGGCTTGATCATCGCGAAAGTATTGAAAAATCCTGAAGATCAAGCGGTGAAAGAAGAAGCCCTTGCCCGCGTCAAAGCATTGACGGACAAATATCCAATTTACGAAGATTTAGTGGTAGGCAAATAA
- the upp gene encoding uracil phosphoribosyltransferase, whose translation MSRVYVFDHPLIQHKLTYIRDKNTGTKEFRELVDEVATLMAFEITRDLPTEEIEIETPITKAKTRVLAGKKIALVPILRAGIGMVDGVLKLIPAAKVGHIGLYRDPETLKPVEYYVKLPQDVKDRDFIVVDPMLATGGSAVEAINALKKRGATNIKFMCLIAAPEGVEALQKAHPDVDIFIAALDEKLNEHGYIVPGLGDAGDRLFGTK comes from the coding sequence ATGAGCAGAGTATATGTATTTGATCATCCATTAATCCAACATAAGTTAACGTATATTCGCGATAAAAATACCGGCACAAAAGAATTTCGTGAACTTGTTGATGAAGTTGCAACATTGATGGCATTCGAAATCACACGCGATCTGCCTACGGAAGAAATCGAAATTGAAACACCGATCACAAAAGCGAAAACAAGAGTGCTTGCAGGAAAGAAAATCGCTCTTGTTCCCATTTTGCGTGCGGGAATCGGAATGGTTGACGGCGTATTGAAATTGATCCCGGCTGCAAAAGTGGGCCACATCGGTTTATACCGCGATCCTGAAACGTTGAAACCGGTGGAATATTATGTAAAACTTCCGCAAGATGTGAAAGACCGCGACTTTATCGTAGTGGACCCGATGCTTGCGACAGGGGGATCCGCGGTGGAAGCGATCAATGCGTTGAAAAAACGCGGGGCGACCAACATTAAATTCATGTGCTTGATCGCTGCACCGGAAGGCGTGGAAGCTTTACAAAAAGCTCATCCGGATGTGGACATTTTCATTGCCGCCCTTGATGAAAAATTGAACGAGCACGGCTATATCGTTCCTGGTTTGGGCGATGCGGGAGACCGCTTATTCGGTACAAAATAA
- the wecB gene encoding UDP-N-acetylglucosamine 2-epimerase (non-hydrolyzing), with product MTIFGTRPEAIKMAPVVLELQKHQDQIESIVTVTAQHRQMLDQVLETFEITPDYDLNIMKDRQTLIDVTVNALQGLDKVMKEAKPDIVLVHGDTTTTFVGSLAAFYNQIAIGHVEAGLRTHNKYSPYPEEMNRQLTGVMADLHFAPTEQSRQNLLKENKNPETIFVTGNTAIDALKTTVKEHYTHPILEKIGSDRMILLTAHRRENLGEPMRHMFRAIKRLLQEHDDVQVVYPVHLNPAVREVANEILGNDPRIHLIEPLEVFDFHNFAARSYMILTDSGGVQEEAPSLGKPVLVLRDTTERPEGIAAGTLKLAGTNEENIYRLAKELLEDEEAYNQMAKASNPYGDGFASRRIVDALLTYFHEKKQ from the coding sequence ATGACCATATTTGGCACAAGACCAGAAGCCATCAAAATGGCGCCGGTCGTGTTGGAACTGCAAAAGCACCAGGACCAAATCGAATCCATCGTCACAGTCACGGCACAGCATCGCCAAATGCTCGACCAAGTGCTGGAAACATTCGAAATCACCCCTGACTATGACTTGAATATCATGAAAGACCGGCAAACATTGATCGATGTCACAGTCAATGCCCTTCAAGGGTTGGACAAAGTCATGAAAGAAGCAAAACCGGACATCGTGTTGGTTCATGGCGATACAACGACAACCTTCGTCGGAAGCCTTGCCGCATTCTACAACCAAATCGCCATTGGGCACGTGGAAGCGGGCCTCAGAACCCACAATAAATATTCGCCATATCCGGAAGAAATGAACCGGCAACTGACAGGGGTCATGGCGGATCTCCATTTTGCGCCGACGGAACAGTCCAGACAAAATCTGCTGAAAGAAAACAAAAATCCTGAAACGATTTTTGTCACAGGAAATACGGCGATCGATGCATTGAAAACAACCGTGAAGGAACATTACACGCACCCGATCCTTGAGAAAATCGGAAGCGACCGCATGATTCTCTTGACGGCCCACCGTCGTGAAAACTTGGGCGAACCGATGCGTCACATGTTCCGCGCCATCAAACGCCTGCTTCAGGAACACGATGATGTGCAAGTGGTTTATCCGGTGCATTTGAATCCGGCTGTAAGAGAAGTGGCGAATGAAATTTTGGGGAACGATCCGAGAATCCATTTGATCGAGCCGTTGGAAGTGTTTGATTTCCATAACTTCGCAGCCCGTTCATACATGATATTGACAGATTCAGGCGGCGTTCAGGAAGAAGCGCCATCACTTGGAAAACCTGTGCTTGTCTTAAGGGATACAACGGAGCGTCCTGAAGGGATTGCGGCAGGCACTTTGAAACTGGCGGGAACAAACGAAGAAAACATTTACCGTTTGGCGAAGGAATTGCTGGAAGATGAAGAGGCTTACAACCAAATGGCGAAAGCGTCCAATCCTTACGGAGACGGTTTTGCATCCAGACGGATCGTTGATGCTTTACTGACATATTTCCATGAGAAGAAACAATAA
- a CDS encoding ATP synthase subunit I, whose translation MLDLHRIFDKQKKALFFLLALCVLGWFFTPYPTIFSGLGIGAIFGTYNFWILVRRMDKFDRSYREGKRSVSLGSGLRFASAVAAVAIPISLPNYFNVVSSVIGLMIPYIFLFIEALYSLIKTRN comes from the coding sequence ATGTTGGATTTGCACCGGATTTTCGATAAGCAGAAAAAAGCTTTATTTTTTTTGCTTGCCCTCTGTGTATTGGGATGGTTCTTTACACCATATCCAACGATTTTTTCTGGGTTGGGGATCGGTGCGATTTTTGGTACTTACAACTTTTGGATCCTAGTTCGTCGGATGGACAAGTTCGACCGTTCCTATCGTGAAGGTAAACGTTCAGTGTCTCTTGGTTCAGGTTTGCGCTTTGCATCTGCAGTCGCTGCAGTCGCAATACCAATCTCGTTGCCAAACTACTTTAATGTTGTTAGCTCAGTCATTGGGTTAATGATACCTTATATCTTCCTCTTTATTGAGGCCTTATATAGTTTAATAAAAACTAGGAATTAG
- the atpB gene encoding F0F1 ATP synthase subunit A encodes MEHGAPEYTLHLGNIPITFNLATILTLLVTATIVFIIAFISTRNLQLKPTGMQNFMEWVMDFVKGIIKSNMDWKTGGRFHVLGITLIMFIAVANMLGLPFSGIYIHGDLWWKSPTADPVVTLTLASMVTVLATFYGIKLHGTGHYFKTFVQPKSFLLPLKIIEEFANTLTLGLRLYGNIYAGEILLGLLAGLASSSVLGFIGAIIPTMAWLGFSIFIGFIQAFVFTMLTMVYLSHKVSKDH; translated from the coding sequence ATGGAACATGGAGCACCGGAGTATACTCTGCATTTAGGAAATATTCCAATTACATTCAACTTGGCTACAATCTTAACTTTGTTAGTTACAGCGACTATTGTATTTATCATCGCGTTCATCTCTACAAGAAATCTCCAGTTGAAACCAACAGGTATGCAAAACTTCATGGAATGGGTAATGGACTTTGTTAAAGGGATTATCAAAAGCAACATGGACTGGAAAACGGGTGGTCGATTCCACGTATTAGGAATTACCCTCATTATGTTCATCGCTGTTGCCAACATGCTAGGTCTCCCATTCTCAGGTATTTACATCCATGGCGATCTATGGTGGAAATCACCGACCGCAGATCCTGTTGTCACTTTGACTCTAGCTTCAATGGTAACTGTGCTTGCAACATTTTACGGTATTAAATTACATGGTACAGGACATTATTTCAAAACATTCGTCCAACCAAAATCATTCTTATTACCACTGAAAATCATCGAAGAATTCGCAAACACTTTAACTCTCGGTTTGCGTCTTTATGGTAACATCTACGCAGGTGAAATCCTTTTAGGATTGCTTGCAGGTCTAGCCAGCTCATCAGTTTTAGGCTTCATCGGAGCCATCATCCCAACAATGGCATGGCTAGGGTTCTCAATCTTCATCGGCTTTATCCAAGCCTTTGTATTTACTATGTTAACAATGGTTTATTTATCACACAAAGTGAGCAAAGACCATTAA
- the atpE gene encoding F0F1 ATP synthase subunit C encodes MGLLAAAIAIGLAALGAGIGNGLIVSRTVEGIARQPEARGVLQTTMFIGVALVEALPIIAVVVAFIVMNR; translated from the coding sequence ATGGGTCTTTTAGCAGCAGCAATTGCAATCGGTTTAGCAGCACTAGGTGCAGGTATTGGTAACGGTTTAATCGTATCTCGTACAGTAGAAGGAATCGCACGTCAACCAGAAGCGCGTGGCGTACTTCAAACTACAATGTTCATCGGGGTAGCGTTAGTTGAGGCCTTACCAATCATCGCAGTAGTTGTTGCGTTCATCGTAATGAACCGATAA
- the atpF gene encoding F0F1 ATP synthase subunit B: protein MNLEYLVLGSSVEAVNLGDILATLVIFLVLMALLKKFAWGPLMGIMQQREELVASEIEAAETARKEATKTLEEQKALLKEARTEAQKIIESAKKQAEAQREEIVEAARQEATRLKESAVREIETEKEKAIASLREEVVSLSVLAASKVLEKEISEEDNSALIKETIAKAGEAK, encoded by the coding sequence GTGAATTTAGAATATTTGGTATTAGGTTCCAGCGTGGAAGCAGTAAACCTTGGAGATATTCTTGCAACGCTCGTAATCTTCCTCGTATTGATGGCATTGTTGAAGAAATTTGCTTGGGGTCCGTTGATGGGCATCATGCAACAACGTGAGGAATTAGTTGCAAGTGAAATTGAAGCGGCTGAAACTGCCCGCAAAGAAGCGACAAAAACTTTGGAAGAGCAAAAAGCCCTTTTAAAAGAAGCTCGCACTGAAGCTCAAAAAATTATTGAAAGCGCTAAGAAACAAGCAGAAGCACAACGTGAAGAAATCGTGGAAGCAGCCCGCCAAGAAGCAACTCGCTTGAAAGAATCAGCTGTTCGTGAAATCGAAACTGAAAAAGAAAAAGCGATCGCTTCATTGCGTGAAGAAGTGGTTTCCCTTTCTGTTCTTGCCGCATCCAAAGTGCTTGAAAAAGAAATTTCTGAAGAAGATAACAGCGCATTAATTAAAGAAACGATTGCTAAGGCAGGCGAAGCGAAATGA